A section of the Veillonella criceti genome encodes:
- a CDS encoding ESPR-type extended signal peptide-containing protein, whose product MNKHYKVIWSKVKHSYVVVSELAKSNGKAASTHIQSGRTLGVALSVLALCAGLSGGVSAATPYSSVNDYNGRLVGLDMLAKQGNASGDTAGGIGSTVVGLGTSVKTKTLFQGATATAVGMVNTIDGSTGGEFDGVANAVVGAANTTQNANATLIFGAGNLVTNSYGDVMIDPGALNPTDPISLTKALASAVKDSGGQMLVIGGANIVDNARFSSVTGVNNSLTGTSDNNSQYNFVSGAKNTVTESDNTYLIGTNNAVSGATGNALVGDYRSITGGSNNVILGSGESGKVLDTTVSNAVVAGYNANAAVADGVALGSNSVASVAAGVVGAAPSNTTVSDDDKKTATWTSTLGAVSVGSAGADGKAVGTRQITNVAAGTQDTDAVNVAQLNKVASLINTSSTGSGVEYVSIKGANATDTNKDNKGATELGSIAIGPNASNKGSYSLAVGYGANVVAGGSGQIAIGYNASTLNGSSTIAIGHEATAKDGIAIGYDSYSGTSTSLALGMLSKANKQSSVSVGYMAVSNDNGTALGTYAESYGWDSTALGSYARAYNGKSIASGYQAATYTGRSIALGTNATVYADRSQSLSLEDYEKLSEAEKTKYALDPRTTGEQVETKYNKIGGDTFGTAIGYEAEVFADSGLALGHLAKSYAEAATAIGKFADAGKGDSVALGSKSKVDTEAGAVGYDPNIGRKSTKDTPTWKSTLGTVSVGYKAPYASVKAGTRQITNVAAGTQDTDAVNVAQLKALNTKVDNNATHYFSVNGPTPNGTNYENDGATGANSMAIGPNASASADNAVALGSNVEADIDNAIVIGSNITDGQGIIIGVSSSTTSDDSIAIGVEANASGNARNTAVGWKSKATGDYSVAYGQNSNALGSTSVALGTSVTAKGKAGIAIGNAAVSNVNLEDEGSIAIGDRAKAESDSSIALGTRTVGSGNKSTAIGFFAESKGNYATALGANSAASGRSSVAIGSSAKAEAERSIAIGSSSIANREKGIFGYAPDAATFTSDEELITYLGKADEYNALTEQAQAKEKEMMEKKAAFDANPKDDALYEEALKARDELYAILDERGKLSAAYKSGLGAVSVGNEYVTRQITNVAAGTEDTDAVNVAQLKALNTKVDDGAIHYYSATSDKVADGSNFANDGAKANDSLVIGINSSNIEGAVNSILLGNGTTLEGTKDGKDGSVNGSVVVANGATVNGIYNSVLATDYNNLTDAKITPTTVTGEHNTVLGAGNTVSGDQGITIGALNTVTAAYAIGQGNTVRSKGIAIGSNNKVGQTDEDYGIAVGKDNIVEGKTAIAIGNEVQSMQENSVAIGYQAKSKIAGGVALGAGSVANTDKGVAGYDPTTGTNSTKTTAMWTSKLGAVAVGTPNKTRQITGVAAGWQNTDAVNVAQLKAAKVSVVGGENIASVSTASTPEGGTVYTINAVDKDTTVASGAVTYAADGKGTLTLTDSNGKSIAINGLQNKIEYFSVKSTETGNKDNKGATGLNAVAIGPNAVASGENSVAIGNTNNVSGSGSVVIGYNNRYQNRAIEGSGAVVIGRNTRSSGDSTVIIGDGAGVDPNIVLDGHIAIGKNARVFAGGGEQEAKLGFDPTIWPKGGAGGYDNPTDRSRVATGIAMGVNAKGRTGSIDIGGRTYNGLMGGKQVKGNDAIGFHVNQTALGTNTYAKGLFSTMIGSYSIATGSFDSSGRMNTLAYGAQNFGATVLGSLNSIRSNGSGNFLFPSYEGIANTITGIANITDNTNGSLVYGAGNKISNSVTSINAPTSGAASVDAMVDTLQSAIRNSKSGGATMAFGGGNVADYTQRTAIIGVNNTVKGTDSDISIANAITGFENIATNVSHVTATGSNNVIDSTDNAILLGDNRKLTGINNSVVIGSADTNEEGTKRLESTVADVTVIGHNANASVAGGVALGSGSIATVDKGQLGYDISGNVTDFESALGDNKAAYDAIQNDIKTAQEKATAINTEISTLQEELKQYTFWDDEYSELTQQILAKQQELSETEAIIPAKELEAEKLASTWIATGAAVSVGDADKGITRQITNVAAGTQDTDAVNVAQLKSLGETGLNFKGDTTQILHRGLGEQLNLVGGAQTTDLSDNNIGVVASGEDTLQIKLAKNLKGIDSARIGGTVTPEGVGQGGIYIANQEVTPKITDADGNSTDAPKQTGLYVTGLTNTDWDPDTVGVVNGRAATEDQLQVVANEAKAAATEAGKHTVVSVNGGEKAKNTTYVGTGNLQINVTDADGQKTYDIKLNDKLVLGTKGEPGKPGEDGQPGTDGKAGTPGSIQIIGENGKDAEGKELPEGNNTSADISVKDGAKGLDGKDGVTRIVYKDEDGKPHEVATMDDGLKFAGDDAQPIAKELNEQLDIKGGADTKALSDNNIGVVSETKDGKTYLSVKLAKDLKGIDSARIGGTVTPEGVGQGGIYIANQEVTPKITDADGNSTDAPKQTGLYVTGLTNTDWDPDTVGVVNGRAATEDQLQVVANEAKAAATEAGKHTVVSVNGGEKAKNTTYVGTGNLQINVTDADGQKTYDIKLNDKLVIGTKGEPGKPGEDGQPGTDGKAGTPGSIQIIGENGKDAEGNELPKGNNTSADISVKDGEKGLDGKDGVTRIVYKDEDGKPHEVATMDDGLNFTGDTADVTIPKKLNDTLSIKGGIADETKLSDNNIGVVAKADGGLTIKLAQNINLGSNGSIKFGGGDFIISKTAINFGGATIKNSWGGQIVEGSNDIVNGDTIYKFVKNQFATGGIDIVADDGVIVTRNGSTYKIGLKLNGVDTPTDNTTVEPDKSTTTPGTGTEEPTTPGTGTETPTTPGTGSDTGNTGTDTGNTNTGTADKVSEGKDINISVETKPITVGGDSGTAAATPGSQFNVVGDTNIATVASVVEKDGVKIPQVQVQLNKDLTGLNSVTTGNTTINNDGLTIKGKDGKDGATITSDGIAVKGEDGKDKVVVSRDKVDMGNNRVQGVADAEDDTDAINKGQLDNALNAVGNGMNQMSNRISKLDRRVDRVGAGAAALAALHPLEFSPEAKWEVSAGVGNYKGANAVALGAFYRPNGDTMFSIGTSLGGGENMVNAGVTLRVGDGETENYPARKVMAQQIKDLQSVVDTQNAKIEQLTQLVNTLVGANQQIQPIVSAPQAQADAEEAQPTQQA is encoded by the coding sequence ATGAATAAGCATTACAAAGTCATTTGGAGTAAGGTGAAGCATAGCTATGTGGTAGTATCTGAATTAGCTAAGAGCAATGGTAAAGCTGCCTCTACTCATATTCAGTCAGGCCGAACATTGGGCGTGGCTCTTTCTGTATTGGCACTTTGTGCGGGATTGAGTGGAGGCGTAAGTGCGGCAACTCCGTATTCTAGTGTAAATGATTATAATGGACGGTTAGTTGGGCTAGATATGTTAGCTAAGCAAGGCAATGCCAGTGGAGATACTGCCGGTGGTATCGGCTCTACAGTGGTTGGTTTAGGAACTTCTGTTAAAACTAAAACTTTATTCCAAGGCGCTACTGCAACGGCTGTTGGCATGGTAAATACTATTGATGGCTCTACAGGTGGTGAATTTGATGGTGTTGCCAATGCAGTTGTAGGTGCCGCTAATACAACACAAAATGCAAATGCTACATTGATTTTTGGTGCAGGGAATTTAGTTACTAACTCGTATGGTGATGTAATGATTGATCCTGGCGCTCTTAATCCAACAGATCCAATTTCTTTAACTAAAGCACTAGCTAGTGCTGTAAAAGATAGTGGCGGACAAATGCTTGTTATTGGTGGTGCGAATATAGTTGATAATGCACGCTTCTCATCAGTTACTGGCGTTAATAACAGCTTGACAGGTACATCTGATAATAATAGCCAATATAACTTTGTTTCTGGTGCAAAAAATACAGTTACAGAGTCCGATAATACGTATTTAATTGGTACTAACAATGCTGTATCTGGTGCTACTGGCAATGCTCTTGTAGGCGATTATCGTAGCATTACAGGTGGGTCTAACAATGTTATTTTAGGCTCTGGCGAATCAGGCAAAGTATTAGATACAACAGTATCCAATGCAGTTGTAGCAGGCTATAATGCTAATGCTGCGGTAGCAGATGGTGTAGCATTGGGCTCTAACTCTGTGGCAAGTGTGGCAGCTGGTGTAGTAGGTGCTGCTCCGTCTAACACAACAGTATCTGATGACGATAAGAAGACTGCTACTTGGACATCTACATTAGGTGCTGTATCAGTTGGTTCTGCAGGTGCTGACGGTAAAGCCGTAGGCACTCGTCAAATTACTAATGTAGCTGCTGGTACACAAGATACTGATGCTGTTAACGTAGCTCAATTAAATAAAGTGGCAAGTTTAATCAATACAAGTAGCACAGGTAGTGGTGTTGAGTATGTGTCTATTAAGGGTGCTAATGCTACCGATACTAATAAAGATAATAAGGGCGCAACGGAGCTCGGTAGTATTGCTATTGGTCCTAATGCATCTAATAAAGGGTCGTACTCTTTAGCAGTTGGTTATGGTGCGAATGTTGTTGCTGGTGGTAGTGGTCAAATTGCTATTGGTTATAATGCTAGTACATTAAATGGGAGTAGCACAATAGCTATTGGTCATGAGGCGACAGCTAAAGACGGCATAGCTATTGGCTATGATTCTTACAGTGGTACGTCTACAAGTCTTGCATTAGGCATGTTAAGTAAAGCTAACAAACAAAGTAGCGTATCTGTTGGCTATATGGCAGTATCTAATGATAATGGCACTGCGCTTGGCACTTATGCTGAATCTTATGGATGGGATTCAACAGCTCTAGGCAGTTATGCACGAGCATATAATGGAAAATCAATAGCTAGTGGGTATCAAGCAGCAACTTATACTGGGAGATCTATTGCTCTTGGTACTAATGCTACTGTTTATGCGGATAGATCGCAGTCTTTATCTCTTGAAGATTATGAAAAACTTTCTGAGGCAGAGAAAACTAAATATGCATTGGATCCGAGAACTACTGGGGAACAAGTTGAAACAAAATATAATAAAATAGGCGGAGACACTTTTGGTACCGCTATTGGCTATGAAGCTGAAGTGTTCGCTGATAGTGGATTGGCCTTAGGTCATTTAGCAAAAAGTTATGCTGAGGCTGCTACGGCTATAGGTAAATTTGCTGATGCGGGTAAAGGAGATAGTGTTGCCTTAGGTTCTAAATCTAAGGTAGATACTGAGGCTGGTGCTGTGGGATATGACCCTAACATTGGCCGCAAAAGTACTAAAGATACTCCAACTTGGAAGTCTACACTCGGTACGGTTTCTGTAGGTTATAAAGCACCATATGCTAGTGTGAAAGCTGGTACTAGACAAATTACTAATGTAGCAGCGGGTACACAAGATACTGATGCTGTTAACGTAGCTCAATTAAAAGCATTAAATACTAAAGTTGACAATAATGCGACTCACTATTTCAGTGTAAATGGCCCAACTCCAAATGGTACAAACTATGAAAATGATGGTGCTACTGGGGCTAACTCCATGGCTATTGGGCCTAATGCAAGTGCTAGTGCTGATAATGCAGTAGCTTTAGGTTCTAATGTCGAAGCAGATATTGACAATGCGATTGTAATTGGTAGTAATATTACTGATGGCCAAGGGATTATTATTGGTGTAAGTTCTTCAACAACATCCGATGATAGCATTGCTATCGGTGTTGAGGCTAATGCATCTGGTAATGCACGTAATACAGCTGTGGGTTGGAAATCTAAGGCTACAGGTGATTATAGTGTAGCTTATGGACAAAATAGTAATGCCTTAGGTTCAACCTCTGTTGCGTTAGGGACTAGTGTCACGGCTAAAGGTAAGGCGGGTATTGCTATTGGTAATGCAGCTGTGAGTAATGTGAATCTTGAGGATGAAGGTTCTATTGCTATTGGTGATAGGGCTAAAGCAGAAAGTGATTCAAGTATAGCTCTAGGCACAAGAACAGTAGGGTCTGGTAATAAAAGTACAGCTATAGGTTTTTTTGCTGAATCTAAAGGGAATTATGCAACTGCATTAGGGGCGAATTCGGCAGCATCTGGGCGTAGTAGTGTAGCAATAGGATCTAGTGCGAAGGCTGAGGCAGAACGCTCTATTGCTATAGGTTCTAGTTCCATTGCAAATAGAGAGAAAGGAATCTTTGGATATGCTCCAGATGCAGCTACATTTACTAGTGATGAAGAGCTTATAACATATTTAGGCAAGGCTGATGAATATAATGCATTAACGGAACAAGCACAAGCTAAAGAAAAAGAGATGATGGAGAAGAAAGCCGCTTTTGATGCTAATCCAAAAGATGATGCTTTATATGAGGAGGCACTAAAGGCTAGAGATGAGCTTTATGCTATCTTAGATGAGAGAGGTAAATTGAGTGCTGCTTATAAATCTGGCTTAGGCGCTGTTTCTGTAGGTAATGAATATGTAACTCGTCAAATCACGAATGTAGCAGCTGGTACAGAAGATACTGATGCTGTTAACGTAGCCCAATTAAAAGCATTGAATACTAAAGTTGATGATGGCGCTATTCATTACTACTCAGCTACAAGTGATAAAGTCGCTGATGGCTCTAATTTTGCTAATGACGGTGCTAAAGCAAATGATTCCCTTGTAATTGGCATTAATTCAAGTAACATTGAAGGTGCGGTTAATTCTATTTTATTAGGTAATGGAACAACTTTAGAGGGCACTAAGGATGGTAAAGATGGTTCAGTAAATGGTAGTGTTGTAGTAGCTAATGGTGCTACTGTAAATGGTATTTATAATAGTGTTTTAGCAACTGATTATAATAATCTTACTGATGCTAAAATTACACCAACTACTGTAACAGGTGAGCACAATACAGTTCTTGGTGCTGGTAATACTGTATCTGGAGACCAAGGCATAACAATTGGTGCTCTCAATACGGTTACTGCTGCGTATGCTATAGGCCAAGGTAATACAGTAAGAAGTAAAGGTATAGCGATTGGTTCTAATAATAAAGTTGGTCAAACCGATGAAGACTATGGTATTGCTGTTGGTAAAGATAATATTGTTGAAGGTAAGACAGCAATAGCAATTGGTAATGAAGTTCAATCTATGCAGGAAAACTCTGTTGCTATTGGGTATCAAGCGAAGAGTAAAATTGCTGGTGGAGTAGCATTAGGTGCAGGATCCGTTGCTAATACTGATAAAGGTGTTGCTGGTTATGATCCAACTACTGGCACAAATTCTACAAAGACTACAGCAATGTGGACATCTAAACTTGGTGCTGTGGCTGTTGGTACACCTAATAAAACACGTCAAATTACAGGTGTGGCTGCTGGCTGGCAAAATACTGATGCAGTCAACGTAGCCCAATTAAAAGCAGCCAAGGTATCTGTTGTAGGAGGAGAAAATATAGCTTCCGTTAGCACTGCGTCTACACCTGAAGGTGGTACAGTATATACAATCAATGCAGTTGATAAAGATACTACAGTTGCAAGTGGTGCGGTTACATATGCAGCTGATGGTAAAGGTACATTAACATTAACTGATAGTAATGGCAAAAGCATTGCTATTAATGGATTACAGAATAAAATTGAATACTTCTCCGTAAAATCTACTGAAACTGGCAATAAAGATAACAAAGGTGCTACAGGTCTTAATGCGGTTGCTATTGGTCCTAATGCAGTAGCTAGTGGAGAAAATAGTGTTGCTATTGGTAATACCAATAATGTATCTGGTTCAGGTAGTGTTGTAATTGGATATAATAATCGTTATCAGAATCGTGCGATTGAAGGTTCTGGCGCTGTAGTTATTGGTCGCAACACTAGATCAAGTGGCGATAGCACAGTTATCATCGGTGATGGTGCTGGTGTAGACCCTAACATCGTATTAGATGGACATATTGCAATTGGTAAAAATGCTCGTGTATTTGCTGGTGGTGGCGAACAAGAAGCTAAACTTGGCTTTGATCCAACTATTTGGCCTAAAGGTGGCGCTGGAGGTTATGATAATCCAACTGACCGCAGTCGTGTGGCCACTGGTATTGCTATGGGTGTCAATGCTAAAGGTCGTACCGGTTCTATTGACATTGGTGGTCGTACTTATAATGGTTTAATGGGTGGAAAACAAGTTAAAGGCAATGATGCGATTGGTTTCCATGTAAATCAAACCGCTTTAGGTACCAATACTTATGCTAAAGGTTTATTCTCTACAATGATAGGTTCGTATTCGATTGCTACGGGTAGCTTTGACAGCTCTGGACGAATGAATACTTTGGCTTATGGTGCACAGAATTTTGGTGCCACTGTACTGGGTTCCTTGAATAGCATTCGTTCAAATGGTAGCGGTAATTTCTTATTCCCATCATATGAAGGTATTGCCAATACCATTACAGGTATAGCTAATATTACAGATAATACAAATGGTTCCCTTGTATATGGTGCTGGCAATAAGATCTCTAACTCTGTTACATCAATTAATGCACCAACTTCAGGTGCTGCTTCAGTTGATGCAATGGTTGATACATTACAAAGTGCAATTCGCAATAGTAAGAGTGGCGGTGCTACCATGGCCTTTGGTGGTGGCAACGTAGCAGACTATACGCAACGTACAGCCATTATCGGGGTTAATAATACGGTAAAAGGTACTGATAGTGATATTAGTATAGCTAACGCTATTACTGGTTTCGAAAATATTGCGACCAATGTAAGTCATGTAACAGCGACAGGCAGTAACAATGTAATTGATAGTACTGATAATGCGATTCTTTTAGGTGATAATCGTAAATTAACAGGCATTAATAATAGTGTTGTAATTGGTTCCGCTGATACGAATGAAGAGGGAACAAAACGACTTGAATCAACAGTAGCTGATGTGACTGTAATTGGTCATAATGCAAATGCTAGCGTAGCTGGTGGTGTAGCTCTTGGTTCTGGTTCAATAGCAACTGTTGATAAAGGTCAACTTGGCTATGATATCTCTGGTAACGTGACTGATTTTGAATCGGCATTAGGTGATAATAAAGCCGCCTATGATGCAATTCAAAATGATATTAAAACGGCACAAGAAAAAGCAACAGCTATTAATACAGAGATTAGTACATTACAAGAAGAATTGAAACAATATACTTTCTGGGATGATGAATATAGTGAGTTAACTCAACAAATTTTGGCAAAACAACAAGAATTAAGTGAAACAGAAGCAATTATTCCAGCTAAAGAGCTAGAAGCAGAAAAACTCGCTTCGACTTGGATTGCTACTGGTGCCGCTGTATCTGTTGGTGATGCTGATAAAGGTATAACTCGTCAAATCACTAATGTAGCAGCGGGTACACAAGATACTGATGCAGTGAATGTGGCACAATTGAAGTCATTGGGTGAAACTGGGCTTAATTTCAAGGGTGATACTACTCAGATTTTACATCGTGGGTTAGGTGAACAATTAAATCTTGTTGGTGGTGCTCAGACAACAGACTTATCTGACAATAATATTGGTGTTGTAGCATCTGGTGAAGATACTTTACAAATCAAATTAGCTAAGAATTTGAAAGGTATCGATAGTGCTCGTATTGGTGGTACAGTAACTCCTGAAGGCGTTGGTCAAGGCGGTATCTATATTGCTAACCAGGAAGTAACACCAAAAATTACTGATGCAGATGGCAACTCTACAGATGCTCCAAAACAAACTGGTTTATATGTAACTGGTTTAACTAATACAGATTGGGATCCAGACACAGTGGGCGTTGTAAATGGTCGCGCCGCTACCGAAGATCAGTTACAAGTGGTAGCTAATGAAGCAAAAGCTGCCGCAACAGAAGCAGGTAAACATACGGTTGTAAGTGTTAATGGTGGCGAAAAAGCCAAAAATACAACATATGTTGGTACAGGCAACTTACAAATTAATGTTACTGATGCTGATGGACAAAAAACATATGACATTAAGTTAAATGATAAGTTAGTACTTGGCACTAAAGGCGAACCAGGTAAACCAGGTGAAGATGGACAACCAGGTACCGATGGCAAGGCAGGTACACCAGGTAGTATCCAAATTATTGGTGAAAATGGTAAAGATGCTGAAGGCAAAGAACTTCCAGAAGGCAACAATACAAGCGCAGATATTTCTGTAAAAGACGGTGCTAAAGGTCTTGACGGTAAAGACGGCGTAACTCGCATTGTTTACAAAGATGAAGACGGTAAGCCACATGAAGTAGCGACTATGGATGATGGTCTCAAGTTTGCTGGTGACGATGCTCAGCCTATAGCTAAGGAACTTAATGAACAACTAGACATTAAAGGTGGCGCAGATACTAAGGCATTAAGTGATAATAATATTGGTGTTGTTAGTGAGACTAAAGATGGTAAAACATATTTAAGCGTTAAATTAGCTAAAGACTTGAAAGGTATTGACAGCGCTCGTATTGGTGGTACAGTAACTCCTGAAGGCGTTGGTCAAGGCGGTATCTATATTGCTAACCAGGAAGTAACACCAAAAATTACTGATGCAGATGGCAACTCTACAGATGCTCCAAAACAAACTGGTTTATATGTAACTGGTTTAACTAATACAGATTGGGATCCAGACACAGTGGGCGTTGTAAATGGTCGCGCCGCTACTGAAGATCAGTTGCAAGTGGTAGCTAATGAAGCAAAAGCTGCCGCAACAGAAGCAGGTAAACATACGGTTGTAAGTGTTAATGGTGGCGAAAAAGCCAAAAATACAACATATGTTGGTACAGGCAACTTACAAATCAATGTTACTGATGCTGATGGACAAAAAACATATGACATTAAGTTAAATGATAAGTTAGTCATTGGTACTAAAGGCGAACCAGGTAAACCAGGTGAAGATGGACAACCAGGTACCGATGGCAAGGCAGGTACACCAGGTAGTATCCAAATTATTGGTGAAAATGGTAAAGATGCTGAAGGCAATGAGCTTCCAAAAGGTAACAATACAAGCGCAGATATTTCCGTAAAAGATGGTGAAAAAGGTCTTGACGGTAAAGATGGCGTAACTCGTATTGTTTATAAAGATGAAGACGGTAAGCCACATGAAGTAGCGACTATGGATGATGGCCTAAACTTCACTGGTGATACAGCGGATGTAACAATTCCTAAGAAACTTAATGACACCTTATCCATTAAGGGCGGTATTGCTGATGAAACTAAACTTAGTGATAATAACATTGGTGTAGTAGCTAAAGCTGACGGTGGTTTAACTATTAAACTTGCTCAGAATATTAATCTCGGTAGTAATGGCTCCATCAAATTTGGTGGTGGTGACTTTATCATCAGTAAAACAGCTATCAACTTTGGTGGTGCGACTATCAAGAATAGTTGGGGTGGCCAAATAGTAGAAGGCTCAAATGATATTGTAAATGGTGATACAATTTACAAATTTGTTAAGAATCAGTTTGCAACTGGTGGTATTGATATCGTTGCTGATGATGGTGTTATCGTAACTCGTAATGGCAGCACCTATAAGATTGGTTTAAAACTTAACGGTGTTGATACACCAACTGATAATACAACTGTTGAACCTGATAAATCTACAACTACTCCAGGTACTGGCACAGAAGAGCCTACAACTCCTGGTACGGGTACAGAAACGCCTACAACTCCAGGTACTGGTTCTGACACAGGTAATACTGGCACTGATACAGGTAATACAAATACAGGCACTGCTGATAAAGTTAGTGAAGGTAAAGATATTAACATTTCTGTTGAAACAAAACCTATTACAGTAGGTGGTGATTCTGGCACAGCTGCAGCAACACCGGGTAGTCAATTTAATGTAGTTGGTGATACTAATATTGCAACTGTGGCTAGTGTAGTTGAAAAAGATGGTGTGAAGATTCCACAAGTTCAAGTACAGCTTAATAAAGACCTTACCGGCCTAAATTCCGTAACTACTGGCAACACAACTATTAACAATGATGGTCTTACTATTAAAGGCAAAGATGGTAAAGACGGCGCTACAATTACTAGCGATGGTATTGCTGTTAAAGGCGAAGATGGTAAAGACAAAGTTGTTGTTAGCAGAGATAAAGTCGATATGGGCAACAACCGAGTTCAAGGTGTTGCTGACGCGGAAGATGATACAGATGCTATCAACAAAGGTCAGTTAGACAACGCTCTTAATGCTGTAGGCAATGGCATGAATCAAATGTCTAACCGCATTAGCAAACTTGATCGTCGTGTAGACCGTGTTGGTGCAGGCGCTGCTGCTCTTGCTGCTTTACATCCATTAGAATTCAGCCCAGAAGCTAAATGGGAAGTATCTGCTGGTGTAGGTAACTACAAAGGTGCCAATGCAGTGGCTCTCGGTGCGTTCTATCGTCCAAATGGTGATACTATGTTTAGCATTGGTACATCCCTTGGTGGCGGTGAAAACATGGTTAACGCTGGTGTAACTTTACGTGTTGGCGATGGTGAAACTGAAAACTATCCAGCTCGTAAAGTGATGGCACAACAGATTAAAGATTTACAATCGGTAGTTGATACACAAAATGCTAAGATTGAACAATTAACACAATTGGTTAATACATTAGTAGGTGCTAATCAACAGATTCAACCAATCGTAAGTGCGCCACAGGCACAAGCTGATGCTGAAGAAGCACAGCCAACTCAACAAGCTTAA
- the larA gene encoding nickel-dependent lactate racemase: MKTMKVPYAKGFVDIQVPEANLTAVLESGSAEYKATASETALVEAALDNPIGSAPLEELVKGKHNMVIITSDHTRPVPSKITMPILLRRIRAVNPTIDITILLATGFHRPTTKEEMIDKFGPEIVAHEKIVNHISGDSSQMAKVGTLPSGGECIINKLAVETELLIAEGFIEPHFFAGFSGGRKSILPGIASAVTVMANHCAEFINSPQARTGILKDNPIHRDMLYAAKVAKLAFILNVVIDPEKHIINAFAGDSEKAHEAGCEFVTKLASVSKAPADIVVTTNGGYPLDQNIYQAVKGMTAAEATCKPNGVIIMIAACNDGHGGQSLYDNLKAVQTPRELLDRIAKVPRNETIPDQWEMQILARILDKFTVIVVTDQCNPQMLTDMHMEHVFTFEEALQRAFELKGQTASVTVIPDGVSVVVK; the protein is encoded by the coding sequence ATGAAAACAATGAAAGTACCATATGCAAAAGGTTTTGTAGACATTCAAGTACCAGAGGCTAATTTAACAGCTGTTTTAGAATCAGGTTCTGCTGAATATAAGGCAACAGCGAGTGAAACGGCCTTAGTAGAAGCGGCGTTAGATAATCCTATTGGTAGTGCTCCGTTAGAAGAGTTGGTAAAAGGAAAACATAATATGGTCATTATTACCAGTGACCATACGCGTCCAGTCCCTAGTAAAATTACAATGCCAATTTTACTACGCCGTATTCGGGCCGTGAATCCAACAATTGATATTACAATCCTGTTAGCTACTGGATTTCATAGGCCCACGACTAAGGAAGAGATGATTGATAAATTTGGACCTGAAATTGTAGCTCATGAAAAAATTGTCAATCATATTTCTGGAGATTCTTCGCAGATGGCAAAAGTAGGTACGCTTCCATCTGGTGGTGAATGTATTATCAATAAATTGGCCGTTGAAACAGAATTACTTATTGCTGAAGGCTTTATTGAACCACACTTTTTTGCAGGCTTTTCAGGTGGTCGCAAGAGTATTTTGCCAGGCATTGCCTCAGCCGTGACCGTCATGGCGAATCATTGTGCTGAATTTATTAACAGTCCACAGGCTCGCACGGGTATTTTGAAAGATAATCCTATTCACAGAGATATGCTATATGCAGCTAAAGTCGCTAAATTAGCGTTTATTTTAAATGTGGTAATTGACCCTGAAAAACATATTATTAATGCGTTTGCTGGAGATAGTGAAAAGGCGCATGAAGCAGGTTGTGAGTTTGTAACAAAATTAGCGAGTGTGTCTAAAGCCCCTGCAGATATTGTAGTGACCACGAATGGTGGCTATCCACTTGATCAAAATATTTACCAAGCGGTTAAAGGTATGACAGCAGCTGAGGCAACTTGTAAGCCTAATGGCGTTATTATCATGATTGCGGCTTGTAATGATGGTCATGGTGGTCAATCTTTATATGATAATTTAAAAGCAGTACAAACGCCAAGAGAACTATTAGATAGAATTGCAAAAGTGCCACGGAATGAAACAATTCCAGATCAATGGGAAATGCAAATTTTGGCACGTATTTTAGATAAATTTACCGTTATTGTAGTCACTGATCAATGTAATCCACAAATGCTTACAGATATGCATATGGAACATGTGTTTACCTTTGAAGAAGCACTACAAAGAGCTTTTGAACTTAAAGGTCAAACGGCATCTGTGACAGTTATTCCTGATGGTGTATCGGTAGTCGTTAAGTAA
- a CDS encoding putative holin-like toxin: protein MNTYQVLTLMISFGVLVATIIIASK from the coding sequence ATGAACACATACCAAGTACTTACTTTAATGATAAGTTTTGGAGTACTAGTGGCCACCATTATTATTGCTTCTAAATAA
- a CDS encoding LysR family transcriptional regulator: MFLFQENSYKSSFLAVIKYHNFTEAAEACHISQSAISQRIKSLEQDLGV; encoded by the coding sequence ATTTTCCTATTTCAAGAGAATAGCTATAAGAGTTCCTTTTTAGCGGTTATCAAATATCACAACTTTACAGAGGCAGCTGAAGCGTGTCATATCTCGCAATCTGCTATATCGCAACGAATTAAGTCGCTGGAGCAAGACTTAGGTGTGTAG